AAGTTGATAACCATAAAACCCCTAATAACATGATACATGCAAACAAACACAGATGACATGATATATGAAAACAAACACAGAAAGAATATAAACTTTGAAATCTATGGAACCAAAAAAGGGTAGATAATGAATGTACAAATGTCAATCGAAACATTTTCATTTTCCTTTCTTACTTGCCGACAACAAAACTGAAGCAATGTATCCAGACCTTAGGACACCTAACATAATGACACTGGAGTCATCAAAAGAATCATCTTCAAAGAGAACGTCTCAAATATGTAGTAATACCATAACATTAGAAAAGGGAGTAAGTGTTTGCATCTGGGAGCTTGTTTGGGACTGACTGAACGCTGCATTCAGCTGTTGGACCTCATTATAGGTATAATCAGGGTTGGGTGCTTGAAAGGGATACTGGTTTCCATCAGCCACTTCAGCATGCTCTGGCTTCAAATCTTCTGGCTGTGATGCAGATGATGCATCATAACTCCCAGAACTTGCACCAGGCGTATGAAATAAGTTACCATCAGAAGTATTTCGGATGGAATCATCAACAAAATACACAGTATTTCTGCGACAAAATTGGGAATTTGGGATGAAAAATATTTGGAGCATGAATACTTATAATATTAACAAGAAAAAGAACAACATTTTCCTAAagataaataatttatataCCTGGAGTCTGTATACCCAACTGATGACAAATCAGCCTCACCATGTGTCTTTTCCAAAGAAATTTTTAAAGGCACAGATGTCATAGGCCCGGAAGAATGTGCAGCACTGATGCCAGACCCGAAACTACCAAAGCTCAAGTGTGAGCAGTCCACATTTTGAACGAGCAAATGTTTAGGAATTATAACGGATGGACCATCTCTTTCAGATGGTAATCCTCTCCCGTCCTTTATATTTAATTGTTCCAGGTTTCTGGAGACTGATGACACTGAAGCACCAGGTTCATCTGAAACAATATCACATTAAGGAGTCAGCTTTCAAAACAATAACCTTTATTGAACCACAAATATTAGTACACACACAGGTGTAAAACAAAATAGTTTGTCACATAGATATCCACACATCTTGAAATCCTCAATTAAAGTAACACAagattcatttttttaatttagcataactaAAAAATAAGGATTAGAATCGAATGACTTAATTTACTAAGAAAGAATCATTAGTGACATTTTCGAATTTTAATTGCTTATGCCAAAATCTACTTTAGTAAAAATTAATCTATAATCATCAAAACTTGCAAGGGAGGAATACACCTATTATTTAAGAGCTGAAGTAGAatgaaattcaagaaaattcacCTTCATGATGCTCGAAATCACGAACTTGATGCTGGAACGAACCCGTGTTCTCACGTGAGTCATTCTCAAAAATAGATGCAGCTCCTGACTCATCCTCTTGTATCAACCTACCGGAGATAGAAGCAGATCCTACATCATTTGCTCCAGGATTGACAACATCTTCTGCATCTTGGACCTCTTCGGACTCAAACTGCTGACTATTACTGTTGACAGAAGCATCATATGGCTCAGAGTGCAGCTCAGAATCGACATGATACTCCGATAAAGAAAGTATGTTCTTAGGGACAGGCTTCTCAATGGTTGGCCAGTCATCGTTGGTGGGAACCTGTTGGGCCAAAGAAACTCTTGAATCGTGAACATCAGAAACTTGATCTTCTGAAAATCTCAGATTCTGATGTAATGCAGCTGTCATAGGACCCTGGACATTTTGGTCATTCATATTATTATGAGATGCATTTGGAGCACTAGGTGCTTGATTATGTGGTCTACCCATCTTCACAATGTCAGCCATAGACAACTGATTAGGAACACCGCCCCATGCAGTTTGAAATCCAGAAGATAGCTGGGTGTCTGATGGCTCACTGTCAATGGATACACCACTGCAACATATGACACAATAAAAATGAGTAAGCAATGGATGTGAAAGACCATCAAAAGCAAAGAGCCAGCACTACAAATATATGACTGCTggcaaagaaatttttttaaggtTTTTGAAAACCTTACATCACAGAGTAGGCAGACAAACACAAGAAAGTATAAAGGTTAAAGCATCACCAAAATGAAGACATGATTTGCATATAACAAAACAATTAAATCTTAAGACCTAACTATCCAATTGTAAGGTAAATGGTGCATGATCACTAGAATACAGTACAATAAGCATGTGTGCACGTCTTTTACATTTTTGTTGGAATAGGTTTCAACTTTTAATATATCACAGAAGCTGAAACAGCAAAAATGTGGATTACTAAAAAGGAAAAAAGGGCAGTTGGCAGCATCTCTACTAAGAAGGCCAACAAGAAAAAAGATTTCAGAATACCAGACAGTAGTTTGTCAATTCAAAATGATAAGTTTTACGACCCTTGAGACAACCTCATACAAACTTTACAAGATGTGCTTTGACATGGTCAAATGGGAACAACCTGAGGCCAGGAGGACCACTGCTTTTGTTATTTCCGGCAACAACTGGAGCTGAAGATAAATAGCTCATATGCAGAGTTGATCCATCCTCTTTCTTATCAGCCACCTTTCCATGAATAGGAGCTGACTCTGACAAGGAAGATGTATGATACAATAGGTTTTCAATGTCCTCGATTATACTTACAATTGATCGACTTAAAAATTGTACAGAAGTTAAAAGTACCATAGGAACTGTATGGTGCTGAACTACCACGACCAAGGTATCGATCAACAGCATTCTTTCCATTTCGATTCGAACTGTTGTTAGTACCACGAGGCCTAGATTCAGTAGTATCTTTGCCCTAAAAAAAGtacaaaagaaaaacaaaattacCAACTTTCATATGTATATGAATTATTAATCCAAAACGTCGTGATAAAACCAAGCAATTATGGCTTTAAGGGCGATATTCAAGAAGAGAAAATGAATCATTTTGTTTCCAGAATGCTTTGCCCCAAGTGAACCCAGATGTATGTATCCACACTCTTATAACACATGGCTGAGAATTCTAGAAGCCAACGAACTACCCCTGCAGGGTGATGAACCTGCCTTTTTCTCAATTAATATTTTAAGAAAGAGGAGAACCAGCAGTGAAAAGCATTGATGTAATTCACGAACCTCTTTCTTCTTTTCTCGTTTGCTCTTCACCTCATGAAAAGGATCTAAACAATTACAACCACCGCATCAGAAATAAGGTCAAATAAATAAAGGTAACAAAATTTTAGCTCTAATATACCACAGAAAGAGACATTGTTTAGTTTTGCAATTAAACTTGCCAAAAAGCTAAAATGACGTAAATATTCTGTTTAAGAAAAAATCAGGTTCTGCTGTAAAACCATCtgcaaaaacaataaaacaatcgAAAGATAAACAAAATTCCATTGTTGTAGCAATAAAAGGAAACTTTTTCATCTTAAAGGTTGAACCCAATCAAGTCATAACAGAAAGAGGAAACATGAATATTTGCCTTCACAGAAATGTAACATTAATCCACACAACTACTAATCTACACGTGAAGACATATAAGTATGCACCCAAAGACCAAGATTACTTATTTTACATGATTTAGCAAGGTACCAAAATTCACAATGTAAATAATTcagaaaaaaaaagtaaaatgttTTCATGTCATCACGTGTATAAAGATGAGGGAATTCAAATTGCAACAGAAAGTTGAGCGAGATAAATAAAAGCAAAGGAAAGAAACTCGGCAAAGTAAATCACTAATGCTAGCCGATTATCATGCCAACAAACACTACAAGAATCAGGAACATTATTCTGTTTCATGACTGAAATAGGGTCAGTTGACAAATACTAAAAGAGAACTAATTCGTACATTTCTAAAATTAAAACACCGTTTCTTCAAACATCTTGAAGACGAGGATCaaccaaataaattcaaacATAGGCCTCATATAACATAAAGATATTTCAAGTCTCTAATTTCTAAATACCTATTTTTCCTAAGCCACTAAACCCCAAACAACGGGATACCAAACAACCAAAATTAATGTCACATCGAAAAAACTTCAAAAGATTAGGTATTTCCCAGGGGAAAAAAAACCTTGAGATAGGAGGCGATTGACTGCCTCGTTAGGGTCCATATTGCAGTCTTTTAGGGCAGCGTAGATCTCAGTCTCCGGACAGCTCACAATTTCCTTCAAACTCTGCACCATCTTCCGAGACCCATCTGGTATGGATTGTACCCCAGAACCGCCGCTGCTTCGCCTGCTTGTACTCATCATATTTCCGAACAGATCTAACGCTACAACTATCTCGCAATGCCAAAAGTTCCGCCTTTCCGGTTCTTGAATCACCTGCTTCACTTTATTTGCACAAATTGATAAACGCAATGAGTAATTTTCCTCGTAGAAAACAAACAAACACACTTTCGGAGACTTCCAGTGGATGCAAGTAATCCGATAGAAGAGAAATATTATGTAAATTCGCAAGCCAATGGAAGATTTATCCGTAGATGTATGCGGTTCGAAAACCCTCTTCTCTTCTTCTCTCGCTCAATTTTAAATAtctatatattataaaacaaaaaaaaatgagataaattcaaaaaattacTATATTCTATTCAATAATATACTTtcgaaataaataaatta
This is a stretch of genomic DNA from Primulina eburnea isolate SZY01 chromosome 11, ASM2296580v1, whole genome shotgun sequence. It encodes these proteins:
- the LOC140805139 gene encoding uncharacterized protein isoform X2 — protein: MMSTSRRSSGGSGVQSIPDGSRKMVQSLKEIVSCPETEIYAALKDCNMDPNEAVNRLLSQDPFHEVKSKREKKKEGKDTTESRPRGTNNSSNRNGKNAVDRYLGRGSSAPYSSYESAPIHGKVADKKEDGSTLHMSYLSSAPVVAGNNKSSGPPGLSGVSIDSEPSDTQLSSGFQTAWGGVPNQLSMADIVKMGRPHNQAPSAPNASHNNMNDQNVQGPMTAALHQNLRFSEDQVSDVHDSRVSLAQQVPTNDDWPTIEKPVPKNILSLSEYHVDSELHSEPYDASVNSNSQQFESEEVQDAEDVVNPGANDVGSASISGRLIQEDESGAASIFENDSRENTGSFQHQVRDFEHHEDEPGASVSSVSRNLEQLNIKDGRGLPSERDGPSVIIPKHLLVQNVDCSHLSFGSFGSGISAAHSSGPMTSVPLKISLEKTHGEADLSSVGYTDSSSGSYDASSASQPEDLKPEHAEVADGNQYPFQAPNPDYTYNEVQQLNAAFSQSQTSSQMQTLTPFSNVMQSYTTPLPSTLLASNVPSSRESDLQFSPFSMAQSLSAKYGNSVSSIGGSAISISEALKTAGFSSMQSSPQAISGTNVAAGPPLPQHLTMHPYSQPSLPLGPFTNMISYPFLPQSYTYMPSAFQQAFPGNGTYHQSLAGVLPQYKNSISVSSLPQSSTIASGYAAFGNSTAIPGNFQMNPPSVPSGATLSYDDALGSQYKDNNRPISLQQNDNSTSWLHGLNSRTMSAVPANTFYNYPGQNQQSGGYGQSQQPPQNYGTPGYPNFYNPQAVTSLDQQQQNPREGSLGSSQGQPNLSQIWQNGY
- the LOC140805139 gene encoding uncharacterized protein isoform X1, producing MMSTSRRSSGGSGVQSIPDGSRKMVQSLKEIVSCPETEIYAALKDCNMDPNEAVNRLLSQDPFHEVKSKREKKKEGKDTTESRPRGTNNSSNRNGKNAVDRYLGRGSSAPYSSYESAPIHGKVADKKEDGSTLHMSYLSSAPVVAGNNKSSGPPGLSGVSIDSEPSDTQLSSGFQTAWGGVPNQLSMADIVKMGRPHNQAPSAPNASHNNMNDQNVQGPMTAALHQNLRFSEDQVSDVHDSRVSLAQQVPTNDDWPTIEKPVPKNILSLSEYHVDSELHSEPYDASVNSNSQQFESEEVQDAEDVVNPGANDVGSASISGRLIQEDESGAASIFENDSRENTGSFQHQVRDFEHHEDEPGASVSSVSRNLEQLNIKDGRGLPSERDGPSVIIPKHLLVQNVDCSHLSFGSFGSGISAAHSSGPMTSVPLKISLEKTHGEADLSSVGYTDSRNTVYFVDDSIRNTSDGNLFHTPGASSGSYDASSASQPEDLKPEHAEVADGNQYPFQAPNPDYTYNEVQQLNAAFSQSQTSSQMQTLTPFSNVMQSYTTPLPSTLLASNVPSSRESDLQFSPFSMAQSLSAKYGNSVSSIGGSAISISEALKTAGFSSMQSSPQAISGTNVAAGPPLPQHLTMHPYSQPSLPLGPFTNMISYPFLPQSYTYMPSAFQQAFPGNGTYHQSLAGVLPQYKNSISVSSLPQSSTIASGYAAFGNSTAIPGNFQMNPPSVPSGATLSYDDALGSQYKDNNRPISLQQNDNSTSWLHGLNSRTMSAVPANTFYNYPGQNQQSGGYGQSQQPPQNYGTPGYPNFYNPQAVTSLDQQQQNPREGSLGSSQGQPNLSQIWQNGY